Proteins encoded within one genomic window of Deltaproteobacteria bacterium:
- a CDS encoding SAM-dependent methyltransferase, which produces MRRKVSAENVRRELLPDQSKELLRELHLLTREGQLNADALRKLKQVNHLVGLLTPALGDVFERFGDPRVVDVGSGNAYLGFILYELFFSKADKGQLVSIEGRPELTARAKERADRLHFGRMGFVTAQLEDAPYPERIHLLTALHACDTATDDALYAAITHNADHVAAVPCCQAEVAAQLKEHKSAARPTMVSLFAHPWHRREFGSHLTNVIRALALEASGYAVTVTELTGWEHSLKNELILARKVQATNPKARAELDALLAETGVQPKLIRRLGWTAPLR; this is translated from the coding sequence ATGCGTCGCAAGGTCAGCGCCGAGAACGTGCGCCGCGAGCTGCTCCCCGATCAGTCCAAGGAGCTCTTGCGCGAGCTGCATCTGCTGACGCGCGAGGGCCAGCTCAACGCCGACGCGCTCCGCAAGCTCAAGCAGGTGAACCACCTGGTGGGACTGCTCACGCCGGCGCTGGGCGACGTGTTCGAGCGCTTCGGTGATCCGCGCGTGGTCGACGTGGGCAGCGGCAACGCCTACCTCGGCTTCATCCTCTACGAGCTCTTCTTCTCCAAAGCGGACAAGGGCCAGCTCGTGAGCATCGAAGGGCGCCCCGAGCTCACCGCGCGCGCGAAGGAGCGCGCCGACCGGCTCCACTTCGGGCGCATGGGCTTCGTGACCGCGCAGCTCGAGGACGCGCCGTATCCCGAGCGCATCCACCTGCTCACCGCGCTGCACGCCTGCGACACCGCCACCGACGACGCGCTCTACGCGGCCATCACCCACAACGCGGACCACGTCGCGGCGGTGCCGTGCTGCCAAGCCGAAGTCGCGGCCCAACTCAAAGAGCACAAGAGCGCCGCCCGCCCGACCATGGTCAGCCTCTTCGCGCACCCGTGGCACCGGCGCGAGTTCGGCTCGCACCTGACCAACGTCATCCGCGCGCTGGCGCTGGAGGCGAGCGGCTACGCGGTGACCGTCACCGAGCTCACGGGCTGGGAGCACTCGTTGAAGAACGAGCTCATCCTCGCGAGGAAGGTGCAGGCCACGAATCCCAAGGCCCGCGCGGAGCTCGACGCGTTGCTCGCGGAGACGGGTGTTCAGCCGAAGTTGATTCGCAGGCTGGGCTGGACCGCGCCGTTGCGGTAG
- a CDS encoding NifU family protein gives MSVNIQLEWTPNPNTLKYVVDVRLIPSGAVNFTSKESTADRSPLAAKLFDVPGVVGIMVGTNFVTVTKGDQGEWDELNDGVMATIETHVGAGLPVLTGEALATQATPAATGAAGEIEQKIRQILDDEIRPAVANDGGDITLERYESGIAYLHLQGSCAGCPSSTMTLKMGIESRLREVIPEVTEVVAV, from the coding sequence ATGTCGGTGAACATCCAGCTCGAGTGGACGCCCAACCCCAACACGCTCAAGTACGTGGTGGACGTGCGGCTCATCCCATCGGGCGCCGTGAACTTCACCAGCAAGGAGTCGACGGCCGACCGCTCCCCGCTCGCGGCCAAGCTCTTCGACGTGCCCGGTGTGGTGGGCATCATGGTCGGCACCAACTTCGTCACCGTGACCAAGGGCGATCAGGGCGAGTGGGACGAGCTCAACGACGGCGTGATGGCCACGATCGAGACGCACGTGGGCGCGGGCCTGCCGGTGCTCACCGGTGAGGCGCTCGCGACGCAGGCCACGCCTGCTGCGACCGGAGCCGCAGGCGAGATCGAGCAGAAGATCCGCCAGATCCTCGACGACGAGATTCGCCCGGCGGTCGCGAACGACGGCGGCGACATCACCCTGGAGCGCTACGAGAGCGGCATCGCCTACCTGCACCTGCAGGGCTCGTGCGCCGGCTGCCCCAGCTCGACGATGACGCTGAAGATGGGCATCGAGTCGCGGCTGCGCGAGGTGATCCCCGAGGTCACCGAGGTGGTGGCGGTCTGA
- a CDS encoding helix-turn-helix transcriptional regulator yields the protein MDAVFKALADASRRELLDRLRERNGQTLGELCEGLSMTRQAVSKHLAVLEEANLVVAQKVGREKLHYLNPVPIHEIADRWIGKYEHARLRLLAELKLNLEEDKHGTGKGK from the coding sequence ATGGATGCCGTCTTCAAGGCGCTGGCGGATGCGAGCCGTCGCGAGCTGCTCGACCGGCTCCGCGAGCGGAACGGGCAGACGCTCGGCGAGCTGTGCGAGGGGCTGTCGATGACGCGGCAGGCGGTGAGCAAGCACCTGGCAGTGCTCGAAGAGGCGAACCTGGTGGTGGCGCAGAAGGTGGGCCGCGAGAAGCTGCACTACCTGAACCCGGTGCCCATCCACGAGATCGCCGATCGCTGGATCGGCAAGTACGAGCACGCGCGGCTGCGCCTGCTCGCGGAGCTGAAGCTCAACCTGGAGGAGGACAAACATGGCACTGGCAAAGGCAAGTAG
- a CDS encoding SRPBCC family protein: MALAKASSAARDRFVYVTYIRTTADKLWNALTDPEFTRKYWFGMKSDSTFKKGAPWKLQSSDGTIWDAGEVLEAKRPKKLVLAWQHQMKAAMKKEGFSRCTFELEPAGGVVKLTVTHEIKGTRTKFISAVSGGWPMVLSGLKTVLETDQVLQIPR, from the coding sequence ATGGCACTGGCAAAGGCAAGTAGCGCTGCACGCGATCGCTTCGTGTACGTCACGTACATCCGCACCACCGCGGACAAGCTCTGGAACGCGCTCACCGACCCGGAGTTCACTCGCAAGTACTGGTTCGGGATGAAGTCGGACTCGACGTTCAAGAAGGGCGCGCCCTGGAAGCTGCAGTCCAGCGACGGCACCATCTGGGACGCGGGCGAGGTGCTCGAGGCGAAGCGGCCCAAGAAGCTCGTGCTCGCGTGGCAGCACCAGATGAAGGCCGCGATGAAGAAGGAGGGCTTCTCGCGCTGCACCTTCGAGCTCGAGCCCGCAGGCGGTGTGGTGAAGCTCACCGTCACCCACGAGATCAAGGGCACGCGGACCAAGTTCATCAGCGCGGTCTCCGGCGGCTGGCCGATGGTGCTCTCCGGCCTCAAGACCGTGCTCGAGACCGACCAGGTGCTGCAGATCCCGCGTTAG
- a CDS encoding nuclear transport factor 2 family protein: MADPNRNLDIARKWLACFASKDVDALVALYHPDAKHTSPKLRVQRPETGGYIVGRSAMRDWWADAFRRLPQLAYLEQSLTANGDRVFMEYLRRNPGDADLPVAEVLEVRDGLIVASRVYHG; encoded by the coding sequence ATGGCCGACCCGAACCGGAACCTCGACATCGCCCGCAAGTGGCTCGCCTGCTTCGCCAGCAAGGACGTGGACGCGCTGGTGGCGCTCTACCACCCCGACGCGAAGCACACCTCGCCCAAGCTGCGCGTGCAGCGTCCGGAGACGGGCGGCTACATCGTGGGCCGCTCGGCGATGCGCGACTGGTGGGCCGACGCGTTTCGGCGACTGCCGCAGCTCGCGTACCTGGAGCAGAGCCTCACCGCGAACGGCGACCGGGTGTTCATGGAGTACCTGCGGCGCAATCCGGGCGACGCCGACTTGCCCGTGGCCGAGGTGCTCGAGGTGCGCGACGGGCTCATCGTCGCGAGCCGCGTGTACCACGGCTGA
- a CDS encoding DUF4397 domain-containing protein: protein MLVLVGLVVGCGVGCSGTESSSSSSTGGTAATTTGSTGATGTTGASGSTGLTTSGSTGTTSSPSTSGSTGTSGSTGNNGFVRIAHLSPDAPAVDVCIRAVGTNTFIGPVVRGVANVDNGFVFPTVTNYLPVPAGNYDVRIVNGTSTTCTDANRILDLPAAATVKAGDYMTVAAEGLATGSPPLSLQAYADDTAVQNGKIAVRFIHAAPNVPTASNTAVDVGLGTGTNFTPVFSDVSYTHIAAAGGAIDANGYAITAPLTNATISVRPHGTTTDGLVLNGLNLPAGTLATAFAIVQNGAPAALICIDTKQLATASAPKASCTVMH, encoded by the coding sequence ATGCTTGTGTTGGTGGGGTTGGTCGTGGGTTGTGGGGTGGGCTGCAGCGGCACGGAATCATCGAGCTCATCGTCGACCGGTGGGACGGCCGCGACCACCACGGGATCCACGGGGGCGACCGGGACCACCGGCGCTTCGGGCTCGACGGGGCTGACCACCTCAGGTTCCACCGGGACGACGTCCTCGCCCTCGACGTCGGGGTCGACCGGCACCTCGGGCTCGACCGGGAACAACGGCTTCGTGCGCATCGCGCACCTCTCGCCGGACGCGCCCGCCGTCGACGTGTGCATCCGCGCGGTGGGAACGAACACCTTCATCGGGCCCGTGGTGCGCGGGGTGGCCAACGTGGACAACGGCTTCGTGTTCCCCACGGTGACCAACTATTTGCCTGTTCCGGCGGGCAACTACGACGTCCGGATCGTCAACGGCACGAGCACCACCTGCACTGATGCGAACCGCATCCTCGACCTGCCCGCCGCGGCGACCGTGAAGGCCGGTGACTACATGACCGTCGCGGCCGAGGGCCTCGCCACCGGCTCGCCCCCGCTCTCGTTGCAGGCCTACGCCGACGATACCGCCGTGCAGAACGGCAAGATCGCCGTGCGCTTCATCCACGCGGCGCCCAATGTGCCCACGGCGTCGAACACGGCCGTCGACGTCGGCTTGGGGACCGGCACGAACTTCACGCCCGTGTTCAGCGACGTGAGCTACACCCACATCGCCGCGGCGGGCGGTGCCATCGACGCCAACGGCTACGCGATCACCGCGCCGCTCACCAACGCCACCATCAGCGTGCGTCCGCATGGCACGACCACCGACGGGCTCGTGCTCAACGGGCTCAACCTCCCGGCCGGCACGCTGGCGACGGCCTTTGCCATCGTGCAGAACGGCGCGCCGGCTGCGCTGATCTGCATCGACACCAAGCAGCTCGCGACCGCCAGCGCCCCGAAGGCGTCCTGCACGGTCATGCACTGA
- a CDS encoding DUF378 domain-containing protein — translation MKRLSGLSVVLLALVIIGAINWGLVGLFNWNLVAAIFGGAVHTDASVISRIIYVLVGVSGLALLGWLPRLGEHPIERRSEVRP, via the coding sequence ATGAAGCGATTGAGTGGATTGAGCGTGGTGCTTCTCGCGCTGGTGATCATCGGCGCAATCAACTGGGGGCTGGTGGGCCTGTTCAACTGGAACCTGGTCGCCGCGATCTTCGGCGGGGCGGTGCACACCGACGCCAGCGTCATCAGCCGGATCATCTACGTCTTGGTGGGCGTGTCGGGCCTGGCCTTGCTGGGTTGGTTGCCGCGGCTGGGCGAGCATCCCATCGAGCGGCGGAGCGAAGTTCGCCCGTAG
- a CDS encoding HAD family hydrolase, producing MVDAVIFDVDGTLVDSLDLLAQAWGEALARVGRLVSLHAIRARLAEEGVEPAAAFLDAPEHARLAAHLEALRAEHFRREGLSRVQPFPRVRPLFQALAARGVRRALASPGRRDELEHHVRLCNLTGLVDAQVAQPEHGARGGEGEHFRAALDHLGGLSPERVAVATGALGDVAAAHRAGLRCVGFTCGGASEEALRNAGADAVYSGPGDLLDHLETSPLVDGARISSG from the coding sequence ATGGTGGACGCGGTGATCTTCGACGTCGACGGCACGCTGGTGGACTCGCTCGATCTGCTCGCGCAAGCGTGGGGAGAAGCGCTCGCTCGAGTCGGTCGCTTGGTGAGCCTGCACGCGATTCGGGCGCGGCTGGCCGAGGAAGGCGTCGAGCCCGCGGCGGCTTTCCTGGACGCGCCGGAGCACGCGCGGCTCGCGGCCCACCTCGAGGCGCTGCGGGCGGAGCACTTTCGACGCGAGGGGCTCTCGCGGGTGCAGCCGTTTCCGCGCGTGCGGCCGCTCTTTCAAGCGCTGGCGGCGCGCGGCGTGCGCCGGGCGCTGGCGAGTCCCGGACGGCGCGACGAGCTCGAGCACCACGTGCGGCTCTGCAACCTGACCGGCCTCGTGGACGCGCAGGTGGCACAGCCGGAGCACGGCGCGCGCGGCGGCGAGGGCGAGCACTTCCGCGCGGCGCTGGATCACCTCGGCGGGCTCTCGCCGGAGCGCGTGGCGGTGGCCACAGGAGCGCTCGGCGACGTGGCCGCTGCGCATCGCGCGGGCCTGCGCTGCGTGGGCTTTACGTGTGGTGGCGCTTCGGAGGAAGCGCTCCGGAATGCGGGCGCCGACGCGGTGTATTCGGGCCCCGGCGACCTGCTCGATCACCTGGAGACCTCGCCGCTCGTCGATGGCGCTCGCATTTCCAGCGGTTGA
- a CDS encoding sterol desaturase family protein: MEHGLNLIALAIPFFLLFIGLELTIAWKRKQKIYRIADALADLGCGVGQRVALVFFGYLLGAVYVFVYDGFRIFTLEGWKAWVVAILIVDFIYYWWHRASHRVNLMWAVHAVHHQSEDYNLAVALRQTIFSPVTSLPFELPMALIGVPPLVWGAAASINTLYQFWIHTELIGKLPRPVELVMNTPSHHRVHHAINAQYLDRNYAGMFIVFDRWFGTFVEEQLPCTYGTVKRLDSFNAVFAQFAEFGVVWAKARGASVWDKLRIWFMPPEWLPSGPKQFPPLPERKHESPCPPALQRYAMAQFVGIVGVGSLIILYDWMDNAVLAGPGALVFAALFTVGLMLDGRRLGVPLEFLRLAVTAAAAFVWVQPRYGMAAAVGAVGVALAAAVWLRMATRQTPASTEAIAA, encoded by the coding sequence ATGGAACACGGCCTCAACCTCATCGCGTTGGCGATTCCGTTCTTCCTCCTCTTCATCGGGCTGGAGCTGACGATCGCCTGGAAGCGGAAGCAGAAGATCTACCGAATCGCCGACGCGCTCGCCGACCTGGGCTGCGGCGTGGGCCAGCGGGTGGCGCTGGTGTTCTTCGGCTACCTGCTGGGCGCGGTCTACGTGTTCGTCTACGACGGCTTCCGCATCTTCACGCTCGAGGGCTGGAAGGCCTGGGTCGTGGCGATCCTCATCGTCGACTTCATCTACTACTGGTGGCACCGGGCTTCACACCGGGTGAACCTCATGTGGGCGGTGCACGCAGTGCACCACCAGAGCGAGGACTACAACCTGGCCGTGGCGCTGCGGCAGACGATCTTCTCGCCGGTGACGTCGCTGCCGTTCGAGCTGCCCATGGCGCTCATCGGCGTGCCGCCGCTGGTGTGGGGCGCAGCCGCGAGCATCAACACGCTGTACCAATTCTGGATTCACACCGAGCTCATCGGGAAGCTGCCGCGCCCCGTGGAACTGGTGATGAACACGCCCTCACACCACCGCGTGCACCACGCGATCAACGCGCAGTACCTCGACAGGAACTACGCGGGGATGTTCATCGTCTTCGACCGTTGGTTCGGCACGTTCGTCGAGGAGCAGCTGCCGTGCACCTACGGCACGGTGAAGCGGCTCGACAGCTTCAACGCCGTGTTCGCGCAGTTCGCCGAGTTCGGCGTGGTGTGGGCCAAGGCGCGCGGCGCGAGCGTCTGGGACAAGCTGCGCATCTGGTTCATGCCGCCCGAGTGGCTCCCGAGCGGGCCGAAGCAGTTCCCGCCGCTGCCCGAGCGCAAGCACGAGTCGCCCTGCCCGCCCGCGCTCCAGCGCTACGCCATGGCGCAGTTCGTGGGCATCGTGGGCGTGGGCTCGCTGATCATCCTCTACGACTGGATGGACAACGCGGTCCTCGCTGGCCCGGGCGCGCTGGTGTTCGCGGCGCTGTTCACCGTGGGCTTGATGCTCGACGGCCGGCGCCTGGGTGTGCCGCTCGAGTTCTTGCGGCTGGCGGTCACGGCCGCGGCGGCGTTCGTCTGGGTGCAGCCGCGCTACGGGATGGCGGCGGCGGTTGGCGCGGTGGGTGTCGCGTTGGCCGCGGCGGTTTGGCTGCGGATGGCCACGCGGCAGACGCCGGCGTCGACGGAAGC